CAGCTTCGATGCCGTTCTCATTGCCGCCTCCATCCAGTACTTGCAGTACCCGGAGGCCGTTTTTGCCGAGATCCGCCGCGTCCTGCAACCGGGTGGCGCGGCCATTGTTAGTTTCTCCAACCGCATGTTCTACCAAAAGGCGATCGCGGCGTGGCGCGATGCCACGGATGCCGAGCGCATCGAGCTGGTCAAGCGCTACTTCCGCGCGACTGGCGGTTTTACCGAACCGGAGGCGATCGCGCGTCAGTCCCAGGTGCCGGCGGTCCTACAACTGTTGGGTGTGGGGGGCGGCGACCCGTTCTATGCCGTGTTGGCCGAGCGCGCTGCCTGAGCCGTTGACCGGCACTCGCTCAAGAGATTTAGGAACGTGACGGCTCCTCCATCCACTGGCGCGAGCCGAAGGACTGGCAGGCGCGGCTTGCAACTTGCGCGGCTGCCGTTAGGGCACTGGGAAAGTCTCGCTCGAGGGCGTGGTGACAGAATGCGCCGTGCAGGATATCGCCGGCTGCGGCCGTATCGAGGGATTCGACAGTGGGGACCGGGATTTGGCCCTCGCCGTCCGGGCTAAGGTACGGGATGGGTCCCTCGCCCTGGGTGATGGCCGCATGCGGGATGCCGCAGTCGGCCAAGTAGGCAAACGTATCGGCTTGGGTCTGGCAGCCAGGCGGATAAAAGTCGGCCGAGCAGATGGCGTAGGTCACGTAAGGCAAAACGCGCTCGAA
This genomic window from Cyanobacteria bacterium QS_8_64_29 contains:
- a CDS encoding SAM-dependent methyltransferase, translated to MVLQPQQRQKIDTADDALFYSAPRLVTHADDGFLEQLTQLYRERLPPDGRILDLMGSWVSHLPEEMAFAHVEGHGMNEAELARNPRLDRYFIQDLNANPELPLADASFDAVLIAASIQYLQYPEAVFAEIRRVLQPGGAAIVSFSNRMFYQKAIAAWRDATDAERIELVKRYFRATGGFTEPEAIARQSQVPAVLQLLGVGGGDPFYAVLAERAA